The proteins below are encoded in one region of Helianthus annuus cultivar XRQ/B chromosome 2, HanXRQr2.0-SUNRISE, whole genome shotgun sequence:
- the LOC110893713 gene encoding proline-rich extensin-like protein EPR1 yields MSSSSDTGVSDTLDPMATVSEDEILPESEIPAPLPIAAVPVKDLPLDELADDDIDLFIEGPPEGDQDGGAPVDDDVPPADVPVADPVIPVIELPDIEAPSDSSGPDSFESVASTTLHAQGVQHYSPDADSDMAMSASPIAPHDVGPDPEVEFVPAEPAPVGPEPVIPPEPVIAHDPIDVPAVALLPDPLPEPDHVDIPVVAPPVVDAPVEVPPVSDVPIVDPPLPDLVPVFVNRAPFATHVDPRYADTHNGWIEDDDYPSFVVPVTPPAAPVFAPLDVPQYHPHVSDVHRMDLPITFLQDIPPPRPGEGPST; encoded by the exons ATGTCCTCTTCTTCGGATACCGGAGTGTCAGACACGCTGGATCCTATGGCGACAGTCTCGGAAGACGAGATTCTACCTGAGAGTGAG ATCCCTGCTCCTCTCCCAATCGCCGCAGTTCCTGTCAAGGATCTGCCACTTGACGAGTTAGCTGATGACGACATCGATTTATTCATAGAGGGTCCCCCGGAGGGTGACCAGGATGGTGGGGCCCCGGTGGATGACGATGTCCCACCTGCTGATGTTCCCGTTGCTGACCCTGTTATCCCTGTCATTGAGCTTCCTGACATAGAGGCTCCTTCTGATTCGTCTGGTCCAGACTCGTTTGAGTCTGTAGCATCCACTACTCTTCACGCTCAGGGCGTGCAGCACTACTCCCCCGATGCTGATTCAGACATGGCGATGTCTGCTTCACCCATCGCTCCCCATGACGTTGGCCCGGATCCTGAGGTCGAGTTCGTACCTGCTGAGCCTGCTCCAGTTGGTCCAGAGCCTGTGATACCTCCAGAGCCTGTCATTGCCCACGACCCTATTGATGTTCCAGCTGTTGCACTTTTGCCTGATCCTTTACCAGAGCCTGATCACGTTGATATACCAGTCGTGGCACCACCCGTTGTTGATGCACCAGTCGAAGTACCACCGGTTTCTGATGTTCCTATTGTTGATCCACCTCTGCCTGATCTTGTGCCGGTGTTTGTTAACCGTGCACCATTTGCCACACATGTCGATCCTAGATATGCTGACACCCATAATGGGTGGATTGAGGACGACGATTATCCTTCTTTTGTTGTACCAGTCACACCCCCTGCTGCACCTGTTTTTGCACCGCTTGATGTTCCCCAGTACCACCCGCACGTATCTGATGTCCACCGCATGGATTTACCCATTACATTTCTCCAGGACATTCCTcctccccgtccaggggaaggaccTTCTACATAG